In Candidatus Hydrogenedentota bacterium, one DNA window encodes the following:
- a CDS encoding glutaredoxin family protein, with translation MPREIILYSAQLCGDCQQLKAYMDAHGIRYEVRDIKESPEHARALETRTGRLGVPYLVIDGEWVRGYQPGKPFSESFARGLFGLA, from the coding sequence ATGCCCAGGGAAATCATTCTATACAGCGCCCAGCTCTGTGGAGACTGCCAGCAATTGAAGGCATATATGGACGCGCACGGCATCCGGTACGAGGTCCGCGACATCAAGGAGAGTCCGGAGCATGCCCGCGCGCTCGAAACGCGCACCGGCAGACTGGGCGTGCCGTACCTTGTCATCGATGGAGAATGGGTGCGCGGTTACCAGCCTGGCAAGCCATTTTCAGAATCGTTTGCGCGCGGCCTTTTCGGCCTTGCGTGA
- a CDS encoding UDP-N-acetylmuramate:L-alanyl-gamma-D-glutamyl-meso-diaminopimelate ligase, with the protein MQHEGRRPRVHFSGIGGTGMVAGARLAVEAGWEVRGSDTPLYPPTSEMVAALRAPVTYAYDAANLDWSPDVVVAGNALSRGNPEVECALERRMRMMSLPEWLKEHVLRPRRPIVISGTHGKTTTTALTAFVLDRCGLAPGFFIGGQPLDYEHSARLGAPGAPFVIEGDEYDSAFFDKRAKFLHYLPEVAVATSVEFDHGDIYAHLAEIETAFQRMLRQVPRSGWLIACADNHAASLLPHAFSRTATYGFTEGATWRGELAPAAQGRPHVRVYREGVFWADIEPSLKGRHNQQNALAAVAVAGILGAAPEAVADALRTFRGVRRRMEVFLEAAGITYLDDFAHHPTAIRETIAAARDFWPDRRVRVLFEPRSNTTVTKRFQQDMLDAFSGAHQVWLGPVYRVERIPEEERLDRDALAASLGKRGVPCRAANSVAEIVAEVRGTEQRGDVVLILSNGAFGGIYRQFQESHAASV; encoded by the coding sequence ATGCAGCACGAAGGCAGAAGGCCGCGCGTCCATTTCAGCGGTATCGGCGGCACCGGCATGGTCGCCGGCGCGCGGCTGGCCGTCGAAGCCGGGTGGGAAGTGCGCGGCAGCGATACGCCGCTGTATCCGCCCACGTCGGAGATGGTCGCTGCGTTACGCGCGCCTGTGACCTACGCCTATGACGCCGCCAATCTGGATTGGTCGCCCGACGTGGTCGTGGCGGGCAACGCGTTGAGCCGGGGCAACCCGGAGGTGGAATGCGCGCTCGAACGCCGCATGCGAATGATGAGCCTGCCCGAATGGTTGAAGGAGCATGTGCTCCGGCCCCGGCGCCCCATCGTCATCAGCGGCACCCACGGCAAGACTACGACAACCGCGCTCACCGCGTTCGTGCTGGACCGGTGCGGCCTGGCGCCGGGCTTCTTCATCGGCGGGCAACCTCTCGATTATGAGCACTCGGCGCGCCTCGGCGCGCCCGGCGCGCCGTTTGTCATCGAAGGCGACGAATACGATTCCGCCTTCTTCGACAAGCGCGCCAAATTCCTGCATTATCTGCCCGAGGTCGCGGTTGCGACTTCGGTCGAGTTCGACCACGGCGACATTTACGCCCATCTCGCCGAGATCGAGACGGCCTTCCAGCGCATGCTGCGCCAGGTCCCGCGGTCGGGCTGGCTTATCGCGTGCGCGGACAACCACGCGGCGTCGCTCCTTCCTCACGCCTTCAGCCGCACCGCCACGTACGGGTTTACGGAAGGCGCAACCTGGCGCGGCGAACTCGCGCCCGCGGCACAGGGCCGCCCGCACGTGCGCGTATACCGCGAGGGCGTGTTCTGGGCGGATATCGAGCCCTCGCTCAAGGGCCGGCACAATCAACAGAACGCCCTCGCCGCCGTGGCCGTCGCGGGCATCCTGGGCGCGGCGCCCGAAGCCGTCGCGGACGCGCTCCGGACCTTCCGCGGCGTGCGCCGCCGGATGGAAGTCTTTCTTGAAGCCGCGGGCATCACCTACCTCGACGATTTCGCGCACCATCCCACCGCGATACGCGAAACGATCGCGGCCGCGCGCGACTTCTGGCCGGACCGGCGCGTCCGCGTGCTTTTCGAGCCGCGCTCGAACACCACGGTCACAAAGCGGTTTCAACAAGACATGCTGGACGCGTTTTCCGGCGCGCACCAAGTCTGGCTAGGCCCCGTGTACCGCGTAGAACGCATTCCGGAAGAGGAACGGCTGGACCGGGACGCGCTCGCGGCGTCTCTGGGCAAGCGCGGCGTGCCTTGCCGCGCCGCGAACAGCGTCGCGGAAATCGTGGCCGAGGTACGCGGCACGGAGCAACGGGGAGACGTGGTGTTGATACTCAGTAATGGGGCTTTCGGCGGCATCTACCGCCAGTTCCAGGAATCGCACGCGGCTTCGGTATAA